The proteins below come from a single Fastidiosipila sp. genomic window:
- a CDS encoding amino acid ABC transporter permease: MGGSVQLLNDIGKLWERYGASYLKGIQATLVLALVATALGCLIGFGCGLLNTLPVSKGDSRLKRVSLGLIRGIIRLYVEVFRGTPMVLQAVFFYYGLPYVTGNAVKFTSAWLASITVVSINTGAYMTESVRGGILSVDPGQTEGAKAIGMNHYQAMTSVILPQALRNIMPQIGNNFIINVKDTSVMFIIGFPDFFAAHRAATGATYLYFPSAMVEMAGYLSLTLIASFLLRGLERLMDGKSSYELAARDPLIMAAGTHRHPRVPG; encoded by the coding sequence ATGGGCGGAAGTGTCCAACTTCTTAACGATATAGGCAAACTGTGGGAACGCTATGGCGCTTCCTACCTGAAAGGCATCCAGGCGACCCTGGTCCTGGCTCTTGTGGCCACCGCTCTGGGCTGCCTGATCGGCTTTGGCTGCGGACTTTTGAATACCCTCCCGGTCTCCAAAGGCGATTCGCGGCTCAAACGTGTCAGCTTGGGCCTGATCAGGGGAATCATCCGCCTCTATGTGGAAGTATTCCGGGGAACTCCCATGGTCCTCCAAGCGGTCTTCTTTTATTACGGCCTGCCCTATGTCACCGGCAATGCGGTCAAGTTCACCAGCGCCTGGCTGGCCTCCATCACAGTGGTATCCATCAACACCGGAGCCTATATGACCGAGTCCGTCCGGGGCGGTATCCTCTCCGTTGACCCGGGGCAGACGGAAGGGGCCAAGGCCATTGGCATGAACCATTACCAGGCCATGACCTCGGTTATCCTGCCCCAGGCGCTTCGCAACATCATGCCTCAGATCGGCAACAACTTCATCATCAATGTCAAAGATACGTCTGTCATGTTCATCATCGGTTTCCCGGATTTTTTTGCCGCCCACCGGGCTGCCACCGGCGCCACCTACCTTTATTTCCCCTCGGCCATGGTGGAGATGGCCGGCTATCTCTCTTTGACCCTGATCGCCTCTTTCCTGCTCCGCGGGCTGGAACGCCTGATGGACGGCAAGAGCAGTTACGAACTGGCCGCCCGGGATCCTCTGATTATGGCGGCGGGCACCCACCGGCACCCGCGTGTGCCCGGTTAG
- a CDS encoding helix-turn-helix transcriptional regulator: MLQKMGSFLAALRKTKGLSQMELAELLNVSDKTVSRWERGKGSPDLTLIPLLADLFGVTSDEIIRGERIPAAPEKLEDLRKQEKITRKQTRRLLNLLESRFKNRSLLAAGTMLTGLLVSMICNFGFHRALLGFFLAIFFYLAGIFLGVFFFNTARAGSVDEAFDSKERHAFIRSVFTRTKRVIYLAIILLAATLPLTLAGDPYLGLVAGYWFPRALLAGGLALILLFIIDPFVTHLFIRRKLFLLDPGELQVYKSNYRIKKRLVLALCLVFLLTFAAQNFFNANWDASRLVTGSSFADFESFKAWMEQETTDQFLWKEKGRAGGFWLTNHEEDYDGEGNRDPEFEYLDPEGKPLTKEEALLEHLYDHDGRLVGSYVARNRDLALIKFGGEEIFPLRVYTHEDLARGDRVLDLINIGFILVYLAEATILLAVYYKKRPLLP; this comes from the coding sequence ATGCTTCAAAAAATGGGCAGCTTCCTCGCCGCCTTGAGAAAAACCAAGGGCCTCAGCCAGATGGAATTGGCCGAATTGCTCAATGTATCCGATAAAACAGTCAGCCGCTGGGAAAGAGGCAAGGGAAGTCCGGATCTGACCCTGATTCCCCTCCTCGCCGATTTATTCGGTGTCACAAGTGATGAGATTATCAGGGGAGAGCGGATTCCCGCAGCTCCTGAGAAACTGGAAGATTTGCGTAAACAGGAGAAGATCACCCGAAAGCAGACCCGCAGGCTATTGAATCTTCTGGAGAGCAGGTTCAAAAACAGAAGCCTTTTGGCAGCCGGCACCATGCTCACGGGCCTTTTGGTTTCCATGATCTGCAATTTTGGGTTTCACCGGGCCCTCTTGGGATTCTTTTTGGCAATATTTTTCTACCTGGCTGGAATCTTTCTGGGAGTCTTCTTTTTCAACACAGCCAGGGCGGGGTCAGTGGATGAAGCTTTTGACAGCAAAGAGCGCCATGCTTTCATCAGGTCAGTATTCACCCGGACCAAAAGGGTCATTTACCTGGCCATAATCCTCCTGGCCGCCACCTTGCCTTTAACCTTGGCCGGGGATCCCTATCTGGGACTTGTGGCCGGCTACTGGTTCCCCCGCGCTCTTCTTGCCGGAGGGCTGGCCCTGATCCTGCTCTTTATCATCGACCCCTTTGTCACCCATCTTTTTATCCGCCGGAAACTTTTCCTTCTGGATCCGGGGGAGCTGCAGGTCTACAAAAGCAATTACCGGATCAAAAAGCGTCTGGTTCTGGCCCTTTGTCTGGTTTTTCTCCTGACCTTTGCCGCCCAGAATTTCTTTAATGCCAACTGGGACGCATCCCGGTTGGTGACCGGATCTTCTTTCGCCGACTTTGAAAGTTTCAAGGCCTGGATGGAGCAGGAGACAACTGATCAGTTCCTTTGGAAGGAGAAAGGGCGGGCAGGCGGCTTCTGGTTGACAAACCATGAGGAGGATTACGACGGCGAGGGGAACAGGGATCCAGAGTTTGAATATCTGGATCCGGAGGGCAAGCCACTAACAAAAGAAGAGGCCTTGCTCGAGCATCTCTACGATCATGACGGCCGCCTTGTGGGGAGCTATGTGGCGCGCAACCGGGACCTTGCTCTCATCAAATTCGGCGGGGAGGAAATCTTTCCTCTCCGGGTGTACACCCATGAAGATCTGGCCCGCGGTGACAGAGTTCTGGATTTGATAAACATCGGCTTCATCCTGGTTTATCTGGCAGAGGCGACGATACTCCTGGCTGTCTACTATAAGAAAAGGCCTCTTCTCCCGTAG
- a CDS encoding tyrosine-protein phosphatase codes for MSKAGFSGNEIVNLRDLGGYVGHDGRRVKGDLLYRSGNLDQPEDVLADILESLGISLVFDLRSSEEVENQPYTLPADVQYRHRPVLDSFENGTMAASFELGDMVDLALRGGRSLSPGELDFLRGFMQQVYREMGENARVFGDIMKEMIGNGENPVLFHCSAGKDRTGVLATMILLALGVSMEDAMENYLMSNQHREEEIDREMRAVASFIREPEILEHIKGLMLVKEEYLDAAMGPARTYPSFDAFAESRLGLGPDDLETLRELYLE; via the coding sequence ATGAGTAAGGCAGGTTTTAGCGGAAACGAAATTGTCAATTTGAGGGACCTGGGCGGCTATGTGGGCCACGACGGCAGGCGGGTCAAAGGAGATCTTCTTTATCGCAGCGGAAATCTGGACCAACCGGAGGATGTGCTTGCCGATATTCTGGAATCGCTTGGGATCTCCCTGGTGTTTGATCTGAGATCCAGCGAAGAGGTTGAAAACCAACCCTATACCCTGCCCGCTGACGTCCAGTACCGGCATCGGCCAGTTCTGGATTCTTTTGAAAACGGAACCATGGCGGCAAGTTTCGAGTTGGGCGATATGGTTGACCTGGCCCTCAGGGGAGGGCGGTCTCTTTCACCCGGAGAACTCGATTTTCTGAGGGGCTTCATGCAGCAGGTTTACCGGGAGATGGGCGAAAATGCCAGGGTATTCGGTGACATCATGAAAGAGATGATCGGCAACGGTGAAAACCCCGTACTCTTTCACTGTTCCGCGGGCAAGGACCGCACCGGCGTTCTGGCCACCATGATCCTGTTGGCCCTTGGTGTTTCCATGGAAGATGCCATGGAAAACTACCTGATGTCCAATCAACACCGGGAAGAGGAAATTGACAGGGAGATGCGGGCGGTCGCGTCCTTTATACGGGAACCTGAGATTTTGGAACATATCAAGGGCCTGATGCTGGTCAAAGAAGAGTACCTGGACGCAGCCATGGGCCCTGCCAGAACCTATCCATCCTTTGACGCTTTTGCAGAGAGCCGGCTGGGCCTTGGTCCGGACGACCTGGAAACCTTAAGAGAGCTCTATCTTGAATAA
- a CDS encoding transporter substrate-binding domain-containing protein → MRKWINLLFVAMLLAGLVGCGSKAGQQVPTGVEDGILTIAMECAYAPYNWTQNDGANGAVPIKNVPGSFANGYDVMIAKKICEACGWELEIIQSEWDSLVPAVMTGTIDAVIAGQSMTADRSEQVDFAGPYFYATIVCLTRADSQYAEARGLDDLVGGSCTAQLATIWYDQCLPQIEGALIQPAAADAPAMLMALETGMVDFVCTDLPTAQGAVVAYPDMVILDFSGTPGDFQFSDQVRSENVNIGMSVMKGNRFLQEAIDQVLATMTEDDFNRLMAYAITLQPLSEE, encoded by the coding sequence ATGAGAAAGTGGATCAACTTGCTTTTTGTGGCAATGCTCCTGGCAGGCCTGGTTGGCTGCGGATCGAAAGCCGGACAGCAGGTACCGACCGGAGTGGAAGATGGCATCCTGACCATTGCCATGGAGTGCGCCTACGCGCCCTACAACTGGACCCAGAATGACGGGGCAAATGGGGCGGTGCCCATCAAGAATGTACCGGGTTCCTTTGCCAACGGCTACGATGTCATGATCGCCAAAAAGATTTGTGAGGCCTGTGGCTGGGAGCTGGAAATCATTCAATCCGAATGGGATTCCCTGGTTCCTGCCGTCATGACCGGAACTATCGACGCGGTCATCGCGGGTCAGTCCATGACAGCGGACCGGTCGGAGCAGGTCGATTTTGCCGGCCCCTATTTTTATGCCACCATCGTCTGCCTGACCAGGGCTGACAGCCAATACGCCGAAGCCCGCGGCCTGGACGATCTGGTGGGAGGAAGCTGCACCGCCCAACTGGCCACCATCTGGTACGATCAGTGCCTGCCCCAGATTGAAGGCGCCCTGATCCAGCCAGCTGCGGCTGACGCCCCCGCCATGCTGATGGCCCTGGAGACCGGCATGGTGGATTTTGTCTGCACGGATCTTCCCACCGCCCAAGGTGCGGTGGTGGCTTACCCCGATATGGTCATTTTGGATTTCTCAGGCACTCCCGGTGACTTTCAGTTTTCAGATCAGGTCCGGTCGGAAAATGTCAATATCGGCATGTCAGTCATGAAGGGCAACCGTTTCCTCCAAGAGGCCATCGACCAGGTGTTGGCCACCATGACCGAAGATGACTTCAACCGCCTGATGGCCTACGCCATTACCCTTCAGCCCTTGAGCGAAGAATAG
- a CDS encoding M3 family oligoendopeptidase — protein sequence MKEAGRWDLNPLYQGLDDPRIEEDFGRLTKLVEKSRLIFEPERETVGQVAAGIRLAEHVDETVRYLAAYLSLVSSADTSISQTTALLNRLRGIMAEFAGFDVRFKRLVEGLDIDRLVEEEDLGHYAFFLAESKKEAVYLLDAQLEELIARLNIYGVDAWGNLFRDLSSTASMDWENGKKTLTELRNLAYDPDPAVRKRAYEAELALYPKIEKPLAAALGSIKGQVVYLSRRRGHESPLDEALFKSRMSRETLDAMVGAMTEKKDVFVRYFRAKASLFGQDRLNWADLFAPVGKLPEGYTMEESRELLVSSFSKLHPPIADLIDRAYRENWIDFFPRENKVGGAFCSNLASIKQSRVLTNFEGSFSAVSTLAHELGHAYHGFRIEDHAPLNRSYSMPVAETASIFNETHFLLEALKASEDPQVRLGLLDGFLMNSGQVICDILSRFLFEKQVFERVERETLRAEDLKAIMHQTQLAAYGDGLEEDSLHPYMWACKPHYYSASLSFYNFPYAFGALFASALYQKAVQEGPAFMGQYDRMLTATTVSSVEAIGQLAGLDLTQKETWLEGMDSFGPFVKEFEGLVEELA from the coding sequence ATGAAGGAAGCAGGAAGATGGGATCTCAATCCGCTTTATCAGGGACTGGACGATCCGCGGATCGAAGAGGATTTCGGAAGACTGACGAAACTGGTTGAAAAGAGCCGTTTAATCTTTGAACCGGAAAGGGAAACTGTCGGTCAGGTGGCTGCGGGGATCCGGCTGGCCGAACACGTGGATGAAACAGTCAGGTACCTGGCCGCTTATCTCTCACTGGTTTCATCGGCTGACACCAGCATCAGTCAAACGACCGCCCTCCTGAACAGGCTCCGGGGAATCATGGCGGAATTCGCGGGCTTTGATGTACGCTTCAAACGGCTGGTGGAGGGGCTCGACATCGACCGGCTCGTGGAAGAGGAGGATCTGGGGCACTACGCCTTTTTCCTGGCTGAAAGCAAAAAGGAAGCTGTTTATCTGCTGGATGCTCAGCTGGAGGAATTGATCGCCCGTCTGAACATTTATGGCGTCGATGCCTGGGGCAATCTCTTTCGTGATTTATCCTCCACTGCCAGCATGGACTGGGAGAACGGGAAAAAAACACTGACGGAACTTCGCAACCTGGCCTATGACCCGGATCCCGCTGTCCGCAAAAGAGCTTATGAGGCCGAGCTGGCGCTCTACCCTAAGATTGAAAAACCGCTGGCCGCTGCCCTCGGTTCCATCAAGGGACAGGTTGTCTACCTCAGCCGCAGGCGGGGACATGAAAGCCCTCTGGATGAAGCTCTGTTTAAGAGCAGGATGAGCCGGGAAACCCTGGATGCCATGGTCGGGGCAATGACAGAGAAAAAAGACGTCTTCGTCCGCTATTTTAGGGCCAAGGCCAGCTTGTTCGGCCAAGACCGCCTCAACTGGGCTGATCTCTTCGCGCCCGTGGGCAAACTCCCTGAAGGTTACACCATGGAAGAGTCAAGGGAACTGCTGGTTTCTTCTTTCAGCAAACTGCACCCGCCCATTGCGGATCTCATCGACAGGGCCTACCGGGAGAACTGGATCGATTTCTTCCCCCGGGAGAACAAGGTCGGGGGTGCCTTCTGCTCCAACCTGGCCTCCATCAAACAGAGCCGTGTGCTGACCAATTTTGAGGGATCCTTCAGCGCGGTGAGTACCCTGGCGCACGAATTGGGGCATGCCTATCACGGTTTCCGCATCGAGGATCACGCGCCCCTCAACCGGTCCTACTCCATGCCGGTCGCCGAGACAGCCTCCATCTTCAATGAAACCCACTTTCTGCTCGAGGCGCTGAAAGCAAGTGAAGACCCACAAGTCAGGCTGGGTCTGCTGGACGGTTTTCTCATGAACAGCGGTCAGGTCATCTGTGACATCCTGTCACGCTTTTTGTTTGAAAAGCAGGTATTTGAACGGGTTGAGCGGGAAACCCTGAGGGCGGAGGACCTCAAAGCCATCATGCATCAGACCCAGCTTGCCGCCTATGGCGACGGCCTGGAGGAAGACAGCTTGCATCCCTACATGTGGGCTTGCAAGCCGCACTATTACTCGGCTTCACTCAGCTTCTACAATTTCCCCTATGCCTTCGGTGCCCTCTTTGCCTCAGCCCTCTACCAAAAAGCCGTGCAGGAGGGGCCGGCTTTCATGGGGCAATACGATCGAATGCTGACGGCCACCACCGTCTCCTCCGTCGAAGCCATCGGCCAGCTTGCCGGCCTGGATCTGACACAAAAGGAGACCTGGCTTGAGGGCATGGATTCTTTCGGACCCTTTGTCAAGGAATTTGAGGGTCTGGTTGAAGAACTGGCTTAA
- a CDS encoding protein-L-isoaspartate(D-aspartate) O-methyltransferase, translating to MNEQALEAFYLKLDRSLFLDDGYKAFAKNDHPLPIGYGQTISQPSLVLEMTRLLAPEKDSKVLEIGTGSGYQTALLAEFCKQVYTIERIGELSRKARERLEALGYGNIHYKVDDGSAGWEEEAPFDRIMITAAAGKRPQALINQLANGGRMVVPVGPPAMQVLLLITKDEAGQLSEQKWGHVKFVEMVGPYGWD from the coding sequence ATGAATGAACAGGCGCTCGAAGCTTTCTACCTGAAGCTTGACCGCTCGCTCTTTCTGGACGACGGTTACAAAGCTTTCGCCAAAAATGACCACCCCTTGCCCATCGGATACGGGCAGACCATTTCACAGCCATCCCTGGTCCTTGAAATGACCCGGCTTCTTGCTCCTGAAAAAGACAGCAAAGTGCTGGAGATCGGGACAGGTTCGGGTTACCAGACCGCCTTGCTGGCTGAATTTTGCAAACAGGTCTACACCATCGAAAGAATCGGTGAATTATCCCGCAAAGCCAGGGAAAGGCTTGAGGCTCTGGGCTACGGCAATATCCATTACAAGGTGGATGACGGCAGCGCCGGCTGGGAGGAAGAGGCTCCCTTCGACCGGATCATGATCACGGCGGCCGCGGGCAAAAGACCGCAAGCCCTGATCAATCAGCTCGCTAACGGCGGCCGGATGGTGGTCCCGGTAGGACCGCCTGCCATGCAGGTTCTGCTGCTCATTACCAAAGATGAGGCGGGGCAGCTAAGTGAACAAAAATGGGGTCACGTGAAATTTGTGGAAATGGTGGGTCCTTATGGCTGGGACTGA
- a CDS encoding potassium transporter TrkA — protein MKPTLRQRFRYRFDNLMSRGTPAMIGTLFVLSALIVLLAGVLIASFGITQEDGLHLSFWEALWGSLMRTLDAGTMGGDTGAGFRFVMLLVTLGGIFIVSALIGVLSSAIEGKMDRLRKGRSQVLESNHTLVLGWSVQIFTILNELMIANENQSRARIVILADEDKVEMEDRIQERVKFRGGTRIVCRSGNPLDPNDLEIVSPHTAKSIIILPPENGDPDTDVIKTVMAFTNNPQRRGQPCHIVTQIRKAENLGILRLIGECDNLQIVFTKDIIARIVAQTSRQSGLSVVYTELMDFEGDEIYFKYENGLTGKTYGEALLMYEDSCVIGMRKAGGQILVNPPMDSRFERGDQVIAISEDDDTIHLSAYATSLDTRASLIPVSAYTQSSDTKDSQIPVDEQAIRSHRTPQASPPEKSLILGWNRSGAIIARELDHYVTAGSLLTIVADDDDIEKQLEAQDFQLKNQKLDVRTGDTTDRALLDSLHIYDYDHVIVLAYSTLEPQHVDARTLVTLLHLRDLAGQDETPFSIVTQMLDLRNRELAEITQVDDFIVSDHLISLMLAQLSENPELYHVFQDLFDAEGSEIYFKPVSDYVVTERPVNFYTVVEAARRRGETAIGYRLAHESKEVDKVYGIHTNPLKSRKVTFSPSDKVIVIAED, from the coding sequence ATGAAACCCACCCTGCGCCAACGCTTTCGCTATCGTTTCGATAATTTGATGTCGCGCGGAACGCCCGCCATGATCGGCACCTTGTTCGTACTGTCGGCGCTGATCGTACTCCTGGCGGGGGTGCTCATCGCATCGTTCGGTATCACGCAGGAGGACGGCCTGCATCTCTCTTTTTGGGAAGCCCTCTGGGGCAGCCTGATGCGCACACTTGACGCCGGCACCATGGGCGGGGATACCGGCGCGGGTTTTCGCTTCGTGATGCTGCTCGTCACCTTGGGGGGTATCTTCATCGTCAGTGCCTTGATCGGCGTGCTGAGCAGCGCCATCGAGGGGAAGATGGACCGTCTGCGCAAGGGACGCTCGCAGGTGCTCGAATCGAATCACACACTGGTACTGGGCTGGTCAGTGCAAATTTTCACCATCCTGAACGAGTTAATGATTGCCAACGAAAATCAAAGCAGGGCGCGCATCGTTATTCTGGCAGATGAGGACAAGGTGGAGATGGAGGATCGGATTCAGGAACGGGTCAAGTTCCGCGGAGGAACGCGCATTGTCTGCCGCAGCGGCAATCCGCTCGATCCAAACGACCTCGAGATCGTCAGCCCGCACACCGCCAAATCCATCATCATCCTGCCACCCGAAAACGGCGATCCCGACACCGACGTCATCAAGACGGTCATGGCTTTCACCAACAACCCGCAACGCCGGGGGCAGCCCTGCCACATCGTCACCCAAATCCGCAAAGCTGAAAATCTGGGCATTCTCCGCCTTATCGGCGAGTGTGACAACCTGCAGATCGTGTTCACGAAGGACATCATCGCCCGTATCGTGGCGCAGACCTCGCGTCAGTCGGGGCTGTCGGTGGTCTACACCGAGCTGATGGACTTCGAGGGTGATGAGATCTATTTCAAGTATGAGAACGGATTGACGGGCAAAACCTACGGAGAGGCGCTGTTGATGTACGAAGACTCCTGCGTGATCGGGATGCGCAAGGCGGGGGGACAGATTCTCGTCAACCCGCCCATGGATTCCCGCTTCGAACGGGGTGACCAGGTTATTGCCATTTCGGAGGACGACGACACGATTCATCTCTCCGCCTACGCGACCTCGCTCGACACGAGAGCCAGCCTGATTCCCGTCTCCGCCTACACGCAATCGTCCGACACCAAAGACAGCCAGATTCCCGTCGACGAACAGGCCATCCGTTCACACCGGACCCCGCAAGCCTCCCCGCCCGAAAAAAGCCTGATCCTCGGCTGGAATCGCAGCGGCGCGATCATCGCCCGCGAACTGGATCACTACGTCACCGCGGGGTCGCTGTTAACCATTGTGGCAGACGACGATGACATCGAAAAACAACTCGAGGCACAGGATTTTCAGTTAAAAAACCAGAAACTGGACGTGCGGACCGGCGACACGACAGACCGCGCCCTGCTCGACAGCCTGCACATCTACGATTACGACCACGTCATCGTGCTGGCCTACAGCACACTTGAACCCCAGCATGTCGACGCCAGAACCCTGGTCACCCTCCTGCACCTGCGCGACCTGGCCGGGCAGGACGAGACGCCCTTCTCCATCGTCACCCAAATGCTCGACCTGCGCAATCGCGAACTTGCCGAGATCACCCAGGTGGACGATTTCATCGTCAGCGACCACCTCATCAGCCTGATGCTGGCGCAGCTTTCCGAAAACCCCGAACTCTACCATGTCTTCCAGGACCTCTTCGACGCCGAGGGCTCCGAGATCTATTTCAAGCCCGTCAGTGACTACGTTGTGACGGAAAGGCCGGTCAATTTCTACACGGTGGTTGAGGCCGCACGAAGACGAGGCGAAACCGCCATCGGCTACCGCCTGGCACATGAATCAAAGGAAGTTGACAAAGTCTACGGCATCCACACCAACCCCTTGAAATCGCGCAAAGTCACCTTCTCTCCTTCGGACAAAGTCATCGTCATCGCCGAAGACTAA